In one window of Bradyrhizobium diazoefficiens DNA:
- a CDS encoding chloride channel protein, whose translation MMSETAKPIASSGLKPLSEERRVSLLVLCGLALVIGVMTGVGAVVFRALIGLVHNLFYNGRLSLVYDANISEGASRFGDLILFAPIIGGLIVVFLVRRFAPEAKGHGVPEVMDAIFYKRGNIRGTVAVIKALASAISIGSGAAVGREGPIIQIGSALGSAFSQFLGLSTRQKITLLSAGAGAGIAATFNTPLGGVLFALEILLPEVSNRTFLPVVVATGAATTIGRILIGPDPAFAVPDVQFPMVASFNIQEAIAFVLLGLLCGVAAWAFIRVLVFMEDGFPKLAQNEYVQNVLGMTVIGLMMVGLTRTFGHSYVDGVGYSVIQDILDHKMTTAGLLALLFALKLIATTVSLGCGASGGIFSPSLYLGATLGAAFAAATSSILPHSGLTPSSAAIVGMAAIVGAGTGGVMTAIVMVFEMTRDYAIIVPVIVAVALAAGVRRALVNETIYTVKLRHRGHRIPKERHINLYLVKQAQDIMEQRFIVATAGTTLKQALTAEDIDDARAIVVERDGRIMGLIPPRSGLWAASHTNPDILVEAFAERRLVVCRDEDLLSLVFARLRRHRAGAAIVFRGGSRPRVNDIVGIVTKRVIADAVIASYED comes from the coding sequence ATGATGTCCGAAACAGCCAAGCCGATTGCATCCAGCGGCCTCAAGCCGCTGTCCGAGGAGCGGCGCGTGAGCCTGCTCGTGCTCTGTGGCCTCGCGCTGGTGATCGGCGTGATGACGGGCGTGGGCGCCGTGGTGTTTCGCGCCCTGATCGGGCTGGTGCACAATTTGTTCTACAATGGCCGATTGAGCCTGGTGTACGACGCCAATATCAGCGAAGGCGCCAGCCGCTTCGGCGACCTCATCCTGTTTGCGCCGATCATCGGCGGGTTGATCGTCGTTTTTCTCGTGAGGCGCTTTGCCCCGGAGGCCAAGGGCCATGGCGTTCCCGAGGTGATGGATGCGATCTTCTACAAGCGCGGCAACATTCGCGGCACCGTAGCGGTGATCAAGGCTTTGGCTTCGGCGATATCGATCGGCAGCGGTGCAGCCGTCGGACGCGAAGGGCCGATCATCCAAATCGGCTCGGCGCTCGGCTCGGCCTTCTCGCAGTTCCTCGGACTTTCGACCCGGCAGAAGATCACGCTGCTGTCCGCCGGCGCCGGCGCAGGCATCGCCGCGACCTTCAACACACCGCTCGGCGGCGTCTTGTTCGCCCTTGAAATCCTTCTGCCGGAGGTATCGAACCGGACTTTCCTTCCCGTCGTGGTCGCGACGGGGGCCGCGACCACGATCGGGCGCATCCTGATCGGCCCTGACCCCGCCTTTGCCGTGCCCGACGTTCAATTCCCGATGGTCGCCTCGTTCAACATCCAGGAGGCGATCGCGTTCGTCCTGCTCGGATTGTTGTGCGGCGTGGCGGCCTGGGCCTTCATCCGGGTGCTCGTTTTCATGGAGGACGGATTTCCAAAGCTGGCGCAGAACGAATATGTCCAAAACGTTCTCGGCATGACGGTGATCGGCCTGATGATGGTGGGTCTCACCCGCACCTTCGGACACTCCTACGTCGACGGCGTCGGCTATTCGGTCATCCAGGACATTCTCGACCACAAGATGACGACAGCCGGCCTGCTCGCGCTGCTGTTTGCACTCAAGCTCATCGCAACGACCGTGAGCCTCGGCTGCGGCGCCTCGGGCGGCATCTTCTCGCCGTCGCTCTACCTCGGCGCCACCCTGGGCGCCGCTTTTGCTGCCGCGACGAGTTCGATCCTTCCGCATTCCGGGCTGACGCCGTCTTCCGCCGCCATCGTCGGAATGGCGGCCATCGTCGGTGCCGGAACCGGCGGCGTGATGACGGCGATCGTCATGGTGTTCGAGATGACCCGCGACTACGCGATCATCGTTCCCGTGATCGTCGCGGTCGCGCTGGCTGCCGGCGTGCGGCGCGCGCTCGTCAACGAGACGATCTACACCGTCAAGCTGCGCCATCGCGGGCATCGCATTCCCAAGGAGCGGCACATCAATCTCTATTTGGTCAAGCAGGCCCAGGACATCATGGAGCAGCGTTTCATCGTCGCCACGGCCGGCACGACGCTGAAGCAGGCCCTGACCGCGGAAGATATCGATGACGCCCGCGCCATCGTGGTCGAAAGGGACGGCCGGATCATGGGACTTATCCCGCCGCGTTCGGGCCTGTGGGCCGCGTCTCACACCAACCCCGACATTCTCGTCGAAGCCTTCGCCGAACGGCGGCTGGTGGTTTGCCGGGACGAGGACCTGTTGAGTCTCGTCTTTGCCAGGCTGCGTCGCCACCGCGCCGGTGCGGCGATCGTCTTTCGCGGCGGCTCACGCCCGCGCGTGAACGACATCGTCGGTATCGTCACCAAGCGCGTGATCGCGGATGCCGTCATCGCCAGCTATGAGGATTGA
- a CDS encoding MFS transporter encodes MSAVANDEAGHGTRALIFALVALACGHMLSTLLRTIPALSLDLMAADFHVQPQALASLTSVYHFAFAASQIPVGAAMDRFGVRPVSLSLLAGTIVGAIASGLATGPSSFAFGQLLLGIATSGMLMCPMTLAAKQLSATRFGLWSGAILSIGNIGMLLSSSPLAFVVDHYGWRAGFWIAALGAIAVALAVFALVPNQKAEHKDDASPLSQMTEVLRLGLSRPLRGLIALALVSLATSLVLRGLWGGPWLMQVKGLTRVEAGNQLGAYTLAMIAGPLLMGLIDRKVGRRRELVAGTHTVAALLVALMALGAPRYAVAWLFGVPVMPPQYDLVLFVLIGLATSAQPLLFGMCRQLVDAQTAGRALAAVNLAFFLGTALMQSITGAVAAFAGLPTVLLFMAAALMVGVVIFLACTLPAMEAQGET; translated from the coding sequence ATGAGTGCGGTTGCCAATGATGAAGCGGGACATGGCACCCGCGCGCTGATCTTTGCGCTGGTCGCGCTCGCCTGCGGGCACATGCTCTCGACCTTGCTGCGCACGATCCCGGCGCTCAGCCTCGATCTGATGGCGGCGGATTTCCACGTGCAGCCGCAGGCGCTGGCGAGCCTCACCTCGGTCTATCATTTCGCCTTTGCGGCCTCGCAGATCCCGGTCGGCGCGGCGATGGACCGTTTTGGCGTGCGGCCGGTGTCGCTGAGCCTGCTTGCGGGCACCATCGTCGGCGCCATCGCGTCCGGCTTAGCGACGGGGCCTTCGAGCTTTGCGTTCGGGCAATTGCTGCTGGGCATTGCGACCTCGGGCATGCTGATGTGTCCGATGACGCTGGCGGCCAAGCAATTGTCAGCGACCCGCTTCGGGCTGTGGTCGGGCGCGATCCTGTCGATCGGCAATATCGGCATGCTGTTGTCGTCGAGCCCGCTCGCCTTCGTGGTCGATCACTACGGTTGGCGCGCCGGGTTCTGGATCGCAGCACTCGGCGCAATCGCGGTGGCGCTTGCGGTGTTCGCGCTGGTGCCGAACCAGAAGGCCGAGCACAAGGACGATGCCTCGCCACTGTCGCAGATGACCGAGGTGCTCAGGCTCGGCCTGTCGCGGCCGCTGCGCGGGCTGATCGCGCTGGCGCTGGTGTCGCTGGCGACCTCGCTGGTGCTGCGCGGCTTGTGGGGCGGGCCATGGCTGATGCAGGTCAAGGGATTGACCCGGGTCGAGGCCGGCAACCAGCTCGGCGCGTATACGCTGGCGATGATCGCAGGCCCGCTGCTGATGGGCTTGATCGATCGCAAGGTCGGCCGCCGCCGTGAGCTCGTGGCCGGCACGCACACGGTCGCGGCGCTGCTGGTCGCGCTGATGGCGCTCGGCGCGCCGCGTTACGCGGTTGCATGGCTGTTCGGCGTACCCGTCATGCCGCCGCAATATGATCTCGTGCTGTTCGTGCTCATTGGCCTTGCGACGTCGGCTCAGCCGCTGCTGTTCGGCATGTGCCGGCAACTGGTCGACGCGCAGACCGCGGGCAGGGCGCTGGCGGCGGTGAACCTCGCCTTCTTCCTCGGCACGGCCCTGATGCAGTCGATCACCGGCGCGGTCGCGGCGTTCGCGGGGCTGCCGACGGTGCTACTGTTCATGGCAGCTGCGCTGATGGTGGGCGTGGTGATCTTCCTCGCTTGCACATTGCCGGCGATGGAAGCGCAGGGAGAGACCTAA
- a CDS encoding inorganic phosphate transporter — translation MSDLALNDARLDSQTAAKPDLHRKPHVSVVAVFLLFLVSGIGYAAYGIFTDTHNVGEPLAISVLLLLGVALMIALGFEFVNGFHDTANAVATVIYTHSLPPLTAVIWSGVFNFLGVLVSTGAVAYSVITLLPVDLILQVGSTAGYAMIFALLIAAIIWNLATWSMGIPNSSSHCLIGSIMGVGLANQLVAPAGRATSGVDWSQAISVGKALLFSPVVGFVLSALLLLLLKVIVPVRKLYEEPKGKTPWWIRGILILTCTGVSFAHGGNDGQKGMGLIMLILIGVAPTAYALNRTMPDSSTPAFVDVTGKAKAVFAGHAQGAQQGKPGDARGLIGDALKTRNLNRPEVFAALATLSDDIANGVKNYGSISRIPAAATANMRNDMYLVADAVRLLPEAGASFNAADGAILKQYRTDLEHGTRFIPTWVKVSVAIALGLGTMVGWRRIVVTVGERIGKQHLTYAQGASAEIVAAGTILGAEFYGMPVSTTHILSSGVAGTMAANGSGLQTATIRNIVLAWILTLPAAMLISGCLYLVFRAVI, via the coding sequence ATGTCTGATCTCGCGCTGAACGATGCACGGCTGGATTCGCAAACCGCCGCCAAACCCGACCTGCACCGGAAGCCGCATGTGAGCGTGGTCGCGGTGTTTCTGCTCTTCCTCGTCAGCGGGATCGGTTACGCCGCGTACGGCATCTTCACGGATACGCACAACGTCGGCGAACCGCTTGCGATCAGCGTGCTGCTTCTTCTGGGCGTCGCCCTCATGATTGCGCTCGGCTTCGAGTTCGTGAACGGCTTTCACGACACAGCCAATGCCGTGGCGACCGTCATTTATACCCACAGTCTGCCACCCCTCACGGCCGTGATCTGGTCGGGCGTGTTCAACTTCCTCGGCGTTCTCGTCTCCACCGGGGCGGTCGCCTACAGCGTCATCACGCTGCTGCCGGTCGACCTGATCCTCCAGGTCGGCAGCACCGCCGGCTACGCCATGATCTTCGCTCTGTTGATTGCCGCCATCATCTGGAATCTGGCGACGTGGTCGATGGGCATCCCGAACAGTTCCTCGCACTGCCTGATCGGCTCGATCATGGGCGTCGGGCTCGCCAATCAACTCGTCGCGCCAGCAGGCCGGGCCACGTCGGGCGTCGACTGGTCGCAGGCGATCAGCGTTGGCAAGGCGCTGCTGTTCAGCCCGGTCGTCGGCTTCGTCCTGTCCGCACTGCTGCTGCTCCTGCTGAAGGTGATCGTTCCCGTGCGAAAGCTCTACGAGGAGCCCAAGGGCAAGACGCCATGGTGGATTCGCGGCATCCTGATCCTCACCTGCACCGGCGTGTCCTTTGCGCATGGCGGCAACGACGGCCAGAAGGGCATGGGACTGATCATGCTGATCCTGATCGGCGTGGCGCCGACCGCCTATGCGCTGAACCGAACCATGCCGGACTCGAGCACGCCGGCGTTCGTCGACGTCACCGGCAAAGCCAAGGCCGTCTTCGCGGGGCATGCGCAAGGTGCACAACAAGGCAAGCCCGGCGACGCGCGAGGCCTGATCGGTGATGCGCTGAAAACCCGGAATTTGAACCGCCCGGAGGTGTTCGCTGCGCTGGCCACGCTGTCCGATGACATCGCCAACGGGGTCAAGAACTATGGCTCGATCAGCCGCATCCCGGCCGCAGCCACCGCGAACATGCGCAACGACATGTATCTGGTGGCCGACGCGGTCCGCCTGTTGCCGGAGGCCGGCGCCAGCTTCAACGCGGCCGACGGCGCGATTCTGAAACAGTATCGCACCGACCTCGAACATGGCACGCGCTTCATTCCGACCTGGGTCAAGGTCTCGGTCGCGATCGCGCTTGGTCTTGGCACCATGGTCGGCTGGCGGCGAATCGTCGTGACGGTCGGCGAACGCATCGGCAAGCAGCATCTGACCTACGCGCAAGGCGCCTCGGCCGAGATCGTGGCCGCCGGCACCATCCTGGGGGCCGAGTTCTACGGCATGCCGGTTTCGACCACGCACATCCTGTCGAGTGGTGTCGCCGGCACCATGGCCGCGAACGGCTCCGGGCTGCAAACGGCCACCATCAGGAACATCGTGCTGGCGTGGATCCTGACGCTGCCGGCCGCAATGCTTATCTCGGGATGCCTGTATCTGGTCTTTCGGGCTGTGATCTGA
- a CDS encoding M20/M25/M40 family metallo-hydrolase, whose translation MPVDTKAATDRLMRFLSVEGVTGQEAAIGRELTAALKESGVPAKAIRLDDANTRIPVPTETGNLIVDLPGRGALHNQPRIMFMTHMDTVPLCAGAKPKKSGRKIVNDAKTALGGDNRCGCGVLVTLAAELEKQKLDHPPITLLFCVREESGLYGARHVKLDELGSPVMAFNYDGGSASNVVIGAVGADRWNVEIFGRASHAGVAPERGISSTMIMALALADVKAGGWFGKVVKGKGASARQGTSNVGPVTGGEGRPAGDATNVVTDYVHVRGESRSHDGKFFKEITKAYKAAFEKAAKKVTNAQGKSGKVKFKAETDYYPFRMKDSQPVIKRAVEAVSAIGGTPNVRTANGGLDANWMVRHGVPTVTFGAGQNEAHTIDEWINLDEYDRACALAVQLATMR comes from the coding sequence ATGCCTGTCGACACCAAAGCCGCCACCGACCGCCTCATGCGCTTCCTTTCCGTGGAAGGCGTCACCGGACAGGAGGCGGCGATCGGGCGTGAGCTCACCGCCGCGCTGAAGGAGAGCGGCGTGCCGGCCAAGGCAATCCGGCTCGACGATGCCAACACGCGCATTCCGGTGCCGACCGAGACCGGCAACCTCATCGTCGACCTGCCCGGCCGCGGCGCGCTGCACAACCAGCCGCGGATCATGTTCATGACCCATATGGACACCGTGCCGCTCTGCGCCGGCGCCAAGCCCAAGAAATCCGGCCGCAAGATCGTCAACGACGCCAAGACCGCGCTCGGCGGCGACAATCGCTGCGGTTGCGGCGTACTGGTGACCTTGGCGGCCGAGCTCGAGAAGCAGAAGCTCGACCATCCGCCGATCACGCTTCTATTTTGTGTGCGCGAGGAGAGCGGGCTCTATGGCGCGCGCCACGTCAAGCTGGACGAGCTCGGCTCGCCGGTAATGGCGTTCAACTATGATGGCGGCTCGGCCTCCAACGTCGTAATCGGCGCCGTCGGCGCCGATCGCTGGAACGTCGAGATCTTCGGCCGCGCCTCGCATGCCGGCGTCGCGCCGGAGCGCGGCATCTCCTCGACCATGATCATGGCGCTGGCACTCGCCGACGTGAAGGCCGGCGGCTGGTTCGGCAAGGTGGTGAAAGGCAAAGGCGCAAGCGCGCGGCAAGGCACCAGCAATGTCGGTCCCGTCACCGGCGGCGAAGGCCGCCCCGCGGGCGATGCCACCAATGTCGTCACCGATTACGTGCATGTGCGCGGCGAAAGCCGCAGCCATGACGGAAAATTCTTCAAGGAGATCACCAAGGCATACAAGGCCGCGTTCGAAAAGGCGGCCAAGAAGGTGACGAACGCGCAGGGCAAATCCGGCAAGGTCAAGTTCAAGGCCGAGACCGATTATTACCCGTTCCGCATGAAGGACAGCCAGCCCGTCATCAAGCGCGCGGTCGAGGCCGTGTCCGCGATCGGCGGCACCCCGAATGTCCGCACCGCCAATGGCGGTCTCGATGCCAACTGGATGGTCCGCCACGGCGTCCCGACCGTGACCTTCGGCGCCGGCCAGAACGAGGCGCACACGATCGACGAGTGGATCAATCTCGATGAATACGACCGCGCGTGTGCGCTGGCCGTTCAGCTTGCGACGATGCGGTGA
- a CDS encoding cytochrome c oxidase assembly protein, with the protein MRGYRGRGRVSQTDPGIAMARPSFRGTTMEPRYRKNLNVVIPCVMTLAVMTGLVAYSPVLYRVFCGATGYGGTTQRAYSDPLTSSKRTVTVAFDANVAPGLPWRFAPEQRSVQVHLGEQKLVFFSAENLGDETTVGHATFNVTPETSGIYFNKIQCFCFNEERLDPHQKVDMPVVFYVDPAFGKDADTEHVDTITLSYTMGRSPSPSEAKNLSRFLAGAPPDAAHGQELFTQRCSACHAPDRNMTGPELGGVVGRPAGSVAGYDYSPALRTAHLSWTRDKLDDWLAGPQKLLPGAKMPVRVLDAPSRHDIIAYLETLGPKHDASAPAGGSAPEY; encoded by the coding sequence TTGCGGGGCTATCGGGGGAGGGGGCGTGTCTCACAAACCGATCCAGGCATTGCGATGGCGCGACCATCGTTTCGGGGGACGACGATGGAACCGCGTTATCGCAAGAACCTGAACGTTGTTATTCCTTGCGTTATGACGCTTGCAGTCATGACCGGTCTGGTCGCCTACTCGCCGGTGCTCTACCGCGTATTTTGCGGCGCAACCGGATATGGGGGAACAACGCAACGAGCCTATTCAGATCCGCTGACCAGCTCCAAACGAACGGTGACAGTCGCGTTCGATGCCAATGTCGCGCCCGGGTTGCCCTGGAGGTTTGCACCCGAGCAGCGCTCCGTGCAGGTTCATCTCGGCGAGCAGAAGCTCGTCTTCTTCAGCGCCGAGAATCTGGGTGACGAGACGACGGTCGGACACGCGACGTTCAACGTCACGCCGGAAACGAGCGGCATCTACTTCAACAAGATTCAGTGCTTCTGCTTCAATGAGGAGCGGCTTGATCCGCACCAGAAGGTGGACATGCCGGTCGTGTTCTATGTCGACCCGGCCTTTGGCAAGGACGCCGACACCGAGCATGTCGACACGATCACGTTGAGCTACACCATGGGCCGCTCTCCGAGCCCGTCCGAGGCCAAGAACCTGTCGCGCTTTCTTGCCGGTGCGCCGCCCGATGCCGCCCATGGCCAGGAGCTCTTCACCCAGCGTTGCAGCGCCTGCCACGCCCCCGACAGGAATATGACCGGCCCCGAACTGGGTGGGGTGGTGGGCCGCCCGGCGGGCTCCGTCGCCGGCTACGACTATTCGCCGGCGCTCAGGACGGCCCACCTGAGCTGGACCCGGGACAAGTTGGACGACTGGCTGGCTGGCCCGCAAAAACTGTTGCCGGGAGCGAAAATGCCGGTGCGCGTGCTCGATGCGCCCTCGCGCCACGACATCATCGCTTATCTGGAGACGCTCGGTCCAAAGCATGACGCGAGCGCGCCTGCGGGCGGATCAGCGCCGGAATACTAG
- a CDS encoding mandelate racemase/muconate lactonizing enzyme family protein — MPRIANIETGFHRIPLPVTLSDSTHGEIAAFELITCRIRDADGAEGVGYTYTVGRNGGAVADILGREIPPLVEGREADDTEAVWHHVWWGLHYGGRGGPAVLALSALDIALWDLKARRANLPLFRLLGGFDARVPCYAGGIDLDLPVEALLKQTDGNLAKGFRAIKMKVGRPDLKSDVARVAAMRERLGDGFPLMADANMKWTVEEAIRAARAFVPFDLTWLEEPIIPDDVAGHARIMQAGGVPIAAGENLRSLWEFKNYITSGAVSYPEPDVTNCGGVSAFMKIARLAEAFNLPVTSHGAHDITVHLLAACPNRSYLEAHGFGLDKYIEHPLVLEDGKALAPARPGHGISFDWKGLAKLAA, encoded by the coding sequence ATGCCGCGCATCGCAAATATCGAGACCGGATTCCACCGGATCCCCCTGCCCGTCACGCTGTCCGACTCCACCCATGGCGAGATCGCGGCGTTCGAGCTGATCACCTGCCGCATCCGCGATGCCGATGGCGCTGAAGGTGTGGGCTACACTTATACCGTGGGGCGCAATGGCGGCGCCGTCGCCGATATTCTGGGGCGCGAGATCCCACCGCTGGTCGAGGGACGCGAGGCCGACGACACCGAGGCTGTCTGGCATCACGTCTGGTGGGGGCTGCATTATGGCGGCCGCGGCGGGCCGGCGGTGCTGGCGCTGTCGGCGCTCGACATCGCCCTGTGGGATTTGAAGGCGCGGCGCGCCAATTTGCCGCTATTTCGCTTGCTCGGAGGCTTCGATGCGCGCGTGCCGTGTTACGCCGGCGGCATCGACCTCGATCTCCCGGTCGAGGCGCTGTTGAAGCAGACCGACGGCAATCTCGCAAAAGGTTTTCGCGCCATCAAAATGAAGGTCGGCCGGCCCGACCTCAAATCCGACGTCGCGCGCGTCGCGGCGATGCGAGAGCGTCTCGGCGACGGCTTTCCGCTGATGGCGGATGCCAACATGAAATGGACGGTCGAGGAAGCGATCCGCGCCGCGCGCGCGTTCGTTCCGTTCGATCTCACCTGGCTCGAGGAGCCGATCATTCCTGACGACGTCGCCGGACACGCCCGCATCATGCAGGCCGGTGGCGTGCCGATCGCGGCGGGTGAGAATTTGCGTTCGCTGTGGGAGTTCAAGAACTACATCACATCAGGCGCGGTGTCCTATCCCGAGCCCGACGTCACCAATTGCGGTGGCGTGAGCGCGTTCATGAAGATCGCGCGGCTGGCGGAGGCATTCAACCTGCCCGTCACCAGCCATGGCGCCCACGACATCACCGTGCATCTGCTCGCGGCCTGCCCGAACCGCTCCTATCTGGAGGCGCACGGCTTTGGCTTGGACAAATATATCGAGCATCCGCTGGTGCTCGAAGACGGCAAGGCGCTGGCCCCGGCGCGGCCGGGCCATGGCATCAGCTTTGACTGGAAGGGGCTGGCGAAGCTGGCGGCGTAG
- a CDS encoding CYTH and CHAD domain-containing protein: MTTETELKFHVTPAKLSSVLRNGASPGRGNRSDQTLLSTYYDTNKQKLRRHGLTLRVRKIDDRYVQTVKASGAGGMTRGEWENEVAGKRPDLKKTRKTPLDDVASKKLPRKLRPVFQTDVHRTAQTRRVRKSRVEIAVDRGRIGAGRRSSPIAEVELELKSGRAADLFRLARDLERRTGAELDLHSKSERGFQLVAGDGADAQRAEPITLGHELSPHDAFRTIGRSTFRHFTANADAVRAEDSEAVHQMRVGLRRLRAAISLFDDILPRAGTARIKAELKWLTGELAPARELDVFLKESVRPVAGRGVPRRGARALGQKFSAQRKEAFGRARDAVASARYRRLLIDVLEWIETGRPRAEGDQSIAPYAAAVLEHRIKKVRKQGKHLDQLDPMQRHKLRIKVKKIRYAVDFFKSLYRDRDQTALASLSDLLKQIQSALGSLNDFMTHRELAAEAALTAPRANRRAQAFASGFIVGQEREAANRLMRKAARQLHRLRPLRVEPST, from the coding sequence ATGACGACGGAAACGGAACTGAAATTCCACGTTACGCCAGCAAAGTTGTCCTCCGTGCTGCGGAATGGCGCATCACCTGGGCGCGGCAATCGGTCTGACCAGACGCTGCTGTCGACCTACTACGATACGAATAAGCAGAAGCTCAGGCGACATGGTCTCACGCTTCGGGTCCGCAAGATCGACGATCGCTATGTCCAGACCGTGAAAGCAAGCGGCGCGGGCGGCATGACACGCGGCGAATGGGAGAACGAGGTCGCTGGCAAACGGCCTGATCTCAAAAAGACCAGGAAGACACCGCTCGACGACGTCGCCAGCAAAAAACTTCCACGCAAGCTAAGACCGGTGTTCCAGACCGACGTGCATCGCACGGCCCAGACGAGGCGCGTGCGGAAAAGCCGAGTCGAGATCGCGGTCGACCGTGGCCGAATCGGGGCCGGCCGCCGCTCCAGTCCCATTGCCGAAGTCGAGCTGGAACTGAAGTCCGGACGTGCGGCTGATCTGTTCCGGCTGGCGCGGGATCTCGAGCGCAGAACGGGAGCCGAACTCGATCTGCACTCCAAATCCGAGAGAGGTTTTCAGCTTGTCGCGGGGGACGGTGCGGACGCGCAGCGTGCCGAGCCGATCACGCTTGGTCACGAGCTCTCGCCGCATGACGCCTTCCGCACGATCGGGCGTTCGACCTTCCGTCACTTCACGGCGAATGCAGATGCGGTGCGGGCGGAGGATTCCGAGGCGGTCCATCAGATGCGAGTCGGTTTGCGGCGGCTGCGGGCCGCCATCTCGCTGTTCGACGACATTCTGCCCCGAGCCGGCACCGCGCGGATCAAGGCTGAACTGAAATGGCTGACCGGTGAGCTTGCGCCGGCGCGGGAGCTCGACGTGTTCCTGAAGGAGAGCGTTCGACCGGTTGCCGGACGCGGCGTGCCCAGACGCGGCGCGCGCGCGCTCGGCCAGAAATTCTCCGCACAGCGCAAGGAGGCCTTCGGACGCGCCCGCGACGCCGTTGCCTCGGCCCGCTACCGCCGCCTGCTGATCGACGTGCTCGAGTGGATCGAGACCGGACGGCCCCGCGCCGAGGGCGATCAGTCGATTGCACCTTATGCAGCCGCGGTGCTCGAGCATCGGATCAAGAAGGTGCGCAAGCAAGGCAAGCATCTCGACCAGCTCGATCCGATGCAGCGTCACAAGCTGCGGATCAAGGTGAAGAAAATCCGCTACGCCGTCGACTTCTTCAAAAGCCTCTATCGGGATCGCGACCAGACGGCCCTCGCGAGCCTTTCCGATCTCTTGAAACAGATCCAGTCCGCGCTGGGATCGTTGAACGATTTCATGACGCATCGCGAGCTGGCCGCGGAGGCCGCATTGACAGCTCCGCGCGCGAACCGGCGCGCCCAGGCCTTTGCGTCCGGCTTCATCGTCGGCCAGGAACGCGAAGCGGCCAACCGCCTGATGAGGAAGGCCGCCAGGCAACTTCATCGGCTGCGGCCCTTGCGCGTCGAGCCCAGCACGTGA
- a CDS encoding amidohydrolase, with product MTPELHQKLTAWRRHLHAHPELSLQEKETSAFVQERLAELGIPFEAGIGGHGIVATLARGPAEGRVGLRADMDALPITEDTGLSYASKHPGVMHACGHDGHTASLLGAAALLAADTGWSGTVDFIFQPAEEGYGGSRAMVAAGLFERFPMDRVFGFHNWPGLEAGTIAVHDGVVMASGGRLTITIEGHAGHAGMPHLTRDPVMAAGHLIVAMQSIVSRSVDPLDTAVLSLCTIEGGTAPNQIAGKVVIRGTLRHHRNDVKDIILARIGEICAGIATSFDVKVTPDIVMGVGVVINTPEEAGFARMAAEKMRAQVRRDLAPSMAGEDFAHYLAQRPGAFVWIGNGPLRDGAELHGPRYDFNDAILPVASTWMAEVAKTALAAN from the coding sequence TTGACACCTGAGCTGCACCAGAAACTCACCGCGTGGCGCCGGCATCTGCACGCCCACCCCGAATTGTCCTTGCAGGAAAAGGAGACCTCCGCCTTCGTGCAGGAGCGGCTCGCCGAACTCGGCATTCCCTTCGAGGCGGGCATCGGCGGCCACGGCATCGTCGCGACACTGGCGCGCGGGCCGGCTGAGGGGCGCGTGGGCCTGCGCGCCGACATGGATGCGCTGCCGATCACCGAAGATACCGGGCTTTCCTACGCCTCGAAACATCCCGGCGTGATGCATGCCTGCGGGCATGACGGGCACACCGCCTCGCTGCTCGGCGCCGCCGCGCTGCTCGCTGCGGACACCGGCTGGAGCGGCACCGTCGACTTCATCTTCCAGCCGGCCGAGGAAGGCTATGGCGGCTCGCGCGCAATGGTCGCGGCCGGGCTGTTCGAGCGCTTCCCGATGGATCGCGTGTTCGGCTTCCACAACTGGCCGGGCCTCGAGGCCGGCACGATCGCGGTCCATGACGGCGTGGTCATGGCCTCCGGCGGACGCCTCACCATCACCATCGAGGGCCATGCGGGACATGCCGGCATGCCGCATCTGACGCGCGATCCGGTGATGGCGGCGGGGCACCTGATCGTCGCCATGCAATCGATCGTGTCGCGCAGCGTCGATCCGCTCGACACCGCCGTGCTCTCGCTGTGCACGATCGAGGGCGGCACCGCGCCCAATCAAATCGCGGGCAAGGTCGTAATCCGCGGCACACTGCGGCATCATCGCAACGACGTGAAGGACATCATCCTCGCGCGGATCGGCGAGATCTGCGCCGGCATCGCCACGAGTTTCGACGTCAAGGTCACGCCCGACATTGTCATGGGCGTCGGCGTCGTCATCAACACGCCGGAGGAAGCCGGTTTTGCGCGCATGGCGGCGGAGAAGATGCGGGCGCAGGTCAGGCGCGACCTCGCGCCGAGCATGGCGGGTGAGGATTTTGCGCACTATCTCGCGCAGCGGCCAGGCGCGTTTGTCTGGATCGGCAACGGTCCCTTGCGCGACGGCGCCGAGCTGCACGGCCCACGCTACGATTTCAACGACGCGATTCTGCCGGTCGCCTCGACCTGGATGGCCGAAGTCGCCAAGACGGCGCTGGCGGCGAACTAG